One stretch of Campylobacter sp. CCS1377 DNA includes these proteins:
- a CDS encoding RloB domain-containing protein produces MNKKTKPSIQIWCEGKTEEDYFNSLFKYLNYDNVKIDVKNLKNNNSYKNILYKIEKAPYVDKLIIVMDLDRAKSDTSELKILEKLIKHIKNSKDKHLFLTLGDFEDWLRFHFVDNSKNNKTNFYKKLGYSDSKNFKSSTNDLYSQILNKCGCIENAEKYFCNIAVFCNDQCEIDKNSLNNLTQSNLYYFRKLLEQYNGI; encoded by the coding sequence ATGAATAAAAAAACAAAGCCCAGTATACAGATTTGGTGCGAAGGTAAAACAGAAGAAGATTATTTTAATTCTCTTTTTAAATATCTAAATTATGATAATGTTAAAATTGATGTAAAAAATTTAAAAAATAATAATTCATATAAAAACATTCTTTATAAAATAGAAAAAGCACCTTATGTTGATAAGCTTATTATTGTAATGGATCTAGATAGAGCAAAAAGTGATACTAGCGAGTTGAAAATTTTAGAAAAACTTATAAAACATATAAAAAATTCAAAAGACAAGCATTTATTTCTTACTCTTGGTGATTTTGAAGATTGGCTTAGATTTCATTTTGTAGATAATAGTAAAAATAACAAAACAAATTTTTATAAAAAATTAGGATATAGCGATAGTAAGAATTTTAAATCATCTACTAACGATTTATATTCTCAAATATTAAACAAATGTGGATGTATAGAAAATGCTGAAAAGTATTTTTGCAATATCGCTGTTTTTTGCAATGATCAGTGTGAGATTGATAAAAATTCACTAAATAATCTAACTCAAAGTAATCTATATTATTTTAGAAAATTATTAGAACAATATAATGGTATTTAA
- a CDS encoding AAA family ATPase, with translation MLRKIEISGLYSFGIETQIVDFTAKPKSKLKNTKYEYNFNLSQVGKPMKSAVFFGKNTSGKTNFFIGVKILLNIIKYGFSHTLREHLVDNAFNKNSNSVKLNIELSDNSKNIFAYSIEFNKEYVLKETFLKNNKIIYKFENERATFDIYSKKENEQLGMFFSRKLSENIFYFLKDFEIEQKEIFINLINNIEVYMNSNYSKKYNFEFEENKKQYFLEHKESILEVFQLLDKTIKDFEFKKYKKDEKNIYEIFFIRNGKKFNYQIESEGIKKIVYFADKITQIIKEGKIIFIDELDSSISTLALILIFNNLINTEENHNGQLIVSSHNVLLFDVSFLNSQQIFLIQKDQHLESKIRTYYDYDIRSEKKKAYIDYLKGLYDE, from the coding sequence CAAATTGTTGATTTTACAGCAAAACCAAAAAGTAAGTTGAAAAATACAAAATATGAGTATAATTTTAATTTATCGCAAGTTGGGAAACCTATGAAATCAGCAGTATTTTTCGGGAAAAATACTAGTGGAAAAACAAATTTTTTTATAGGTGTTAAAATTTTACTAAATATAATTAAGTATGGTTTTTCTCATACACTAAGAGAGCATTTAGTAGACAATGCTTTTAATAAAAATTCAAATTCTGTAAAATTAAATATTGAACTGTCTGATAATAGTAAAAATATTTTTGCCTATTCTATAGAATTTAATAAAGAATATGTTCTGAAAGAAACTTTTTTGAAAAATAATAAAATTATATACAAATTCGAAAATGAGAGGGCTACTTTTGATATTTATAGCAAAAAAGAAAATGAACAGCTAGGGATGTTCTTTTCAAGAAAGCTTAGTGAAAATATTTTTTATTTCTTAAAAGATTTTGAAATAGAGCAAAAAGAAATATTTATAAATCTTATAAACAATATTGAAGTTTATATGAATAGTAACTATTCAAAAAAATACAATTTTGAATTTGAAGAAAATAAAAAGCAATATTTTTTAGAACATAAAGAAAGCATTTTGGAGGTTTTTCAATTATTGGATAAAACCATAAAAGATTTTGAGTTTAAAAAGTATAAAAAAGATGAAAAAAATATATATGAAATCTTTTTTATACGCAATGGAAAGAAATTTAATTATCAAATAGAATCAGAAGGTATTAAAAAAATAGTATATTTTGCAGATAAAATAACCCAAATTATCAAGGAAGGAAAAATTATTTTTATTGACGAATTAGATTCTTCAATAAGTACCTTAGCTTTAATACTTATATTTAACAATCTTATCAATACAGAAGAAAATCATAATGGACAATTAATTGTTTCATCTCATAATGTTTTATTGTTTGATGTAAGTTTTTTAAATTCTCAACAAATATTTTTAATTCAAAAAGATCAACACCTAGAGAGCAAGATAAGAACTTACTATGATTATGATATTAGAAGCGAAAAGAAAAAAGCATATATTGATTATTTGAAAGGGCTTTATGATGAATAA